The DNA window CGCGTCGGCGCTCAGCTCGGCCAGCTCGGCCCGGCGGCTCTGCGCGGTGAGCACCAGGGCGCGGGCGCCGGCGTCGTCCCGCCCCCAGGCCAGCCCGGTCGCGGTCAGCTTGGCCAGCAGCGTGGCGGCGCGGTCGGTCACGTCGTACCAGTCGTCGGGGTAGCCGAAGGCGGGATCGCGGAAGCCGACGTGCCGGGCGTACCAGCGCCCGTCGGCGATCGTGACCTCGGGCAGCGTCCTGTCCGCCTGCTGCGCGATCAGCTCGCGCAGCGCGTCGAGGTCGCCGTCGCGTGCCACCGCCAGCCGCAGCCGCTCCGCCGGCGCCATCCGGGTCAGCACGCCCTCGGTCAGGTATGCCTCCGCCAGCTTGCGGACCCGATCGTGGACGTGCTGCTGCACGTCCGGCGTGAGGTCGAGGAACTCCGCCCGGAGCAGCTTCGCCACCTCCCAGGTGAAGTGGCGGACCAGCACCGCGTCCCGGCGGGGTCCCGGCTCGATCAGGCCGGCGACGAACCCGACGAGCTCCTCGGCGCAGCGCAGCCGCTCCTCGAAGCGACTGGCGTAGGTGATGTTCTGGGCGTTCTCCCGCTTGACCGCGAAGTAGTAGTCGTAGTCCCCGAGAACCGAAATCTTCTTCGCCCGGAAGCAGGCCTCCAGCGTGAACGGCTGGTCGCTGCCCATCGGCATGTCGGTGCGGAAGCGCAGGCCGTGCCGCTCGATCAGGTCCCGCCGGAACAGCTTCGTGTTCGACAGCGACCACGGCAGCGCGCTGTCGAACAGGTCGAGCCGCTCCTGGGTGCTGGCGTAGACGGCCTGGTGCACGTAGCGCTTGTTGGTGCCGACCATCCGGCCCAGCACCACGTCGGAGTCCCACCGGTCGGCCGCGTCGACCAGCCGCTCCAGGGCCTCCGGCCCGAGGTGGTCGTCGGAGCCGACGAAGAAGACGTAGCGGCCGCGGGCGTGGTCCAGCGCCACGTTGCTCGGCGCGGCCGGGCCGCCGGAGTTGGCCTGGTGCAGCACCCGGACGGTGCCCGGGTGGCGCTCGGCATAGCGGTCCAGCTCCGCGCCGCTGCCGTCGGTGGAGCCGTCGTCGACGGCGACCACCTCCAGCCGGTCCCGGCCGATGGTCTGGCCGACCAGCGAGTCCAGACAGGCGGTGAGGTAGGGCATCGTGTTGTAGACGGCGACGATGACGCTGACGTCCGGCGTGCTCATCTGATCCTTCTCCATCGCCGTGTTCGCTGGGGGGCGGGGATCCGCCGCCGGCAACGGGCGCACGCGTCGACGATCCTCGACGCGCTGAGAGCGACCTCGCCTGCGCCGTCCGCGCCGCACGGCCGCGGCACCGGACGGAACCTCCGCGAGTGTACGGCACGGCGATGGCCGCCCGGTGGCATCCGGCGGGTGCCCCGGCGAGCCGGAAATGGCCGGTCGGCGCGGGCGCGTGGACGCGGGCGCGACCGGCCTGCTTGCTAGGGTCACCCGGGGCTGAAACAGCTGCGAGGGGCGCACGTTGGTGACGGAATCGGCAATCGGCAGGGACGGGGCCACCGACGGGGCCGGATCGGACGAACGCGACGAGCGGGCCACCGGCTCGCCGGGCGACCACACCCGGGCGCGGCGGCTCCGCCGGGCGCTGCGCGCGGCCTGGCCGGCGCTCGTGGGCTACGCCGCCGTCCGCGCCGTCGGGCTGGTCACGCTGGCGATCTGGGGACACGCCCGGGACGCGTCGTTCGCCAAGCAGATCGGCAACCGGGCCGACGCCAGCTGGTATCTCGCCATCGCCGAGCACGGGTACGACCGGGCCGAGACCCTCCAGAGCAACCTGGCGTTCTTCCCCTTCTATCCGCTGCTGATCCGGCTCGCCGACCCGTTGTCGCCGTTCCAGTTCCGCGGCACGGCGATCGCGCTGGCCTGGCTGGCCTCCCTGGCCGCCGCCTGGGGGCTGTTCGCGGTCGGCAACCACCTGCACGACCGGCGCACCGGGGTGCTGTTGGCGGTGGTCTGGGGCCTGCTGCCGCACGCGATCGTCGAGTCGATGGCGTACACCGAGGCGCTCTTCACGGCGCTGGCCGCCTGGTCGCTGTACGCCGCGCTGACCGGCCGGTGGCTCACCGCCGGGGTGCTCTGCCTCGTCGCCGGGGCCACCCGGCCCACCGCGACCGCGCTCATCCCGGTGGTGATGCTGGCCGGCCTGATCGCGCTGGCCCGCCGGCAGGGCACCTGGCGCCCGGCGGCGGCCCTGCTGCTGGCGCCGCTGGGCTGGCTCGGCTACGTCGGCTGGGTGGGCTGGCGCACGGGGCGGGTGGACGGCTGGTTCCAGATCCAGACCGAGGGCTGGCACTCGACCTTCGACGGCGGCGCGGGGACCCTGGAGTTCACCGGGACGACGCTGGACCAGCCGGCGAAGCTCCAGTTCTATCTGATCGTCGCGGTGCTGGCGACCAGCCTCGTCCTGCTGGCGCTGAGCGTCGTCGACCGGCAGCCCTGGCCGCTGCTGGCGTACAGCGCGCTGCTGCTGGCCACCACGATCGGCGCCTCCGGCTACTTCAACTCCAAGGCCCGCTTCCTGGTGCCGGCGTTCGCGCTGCTGCTTCCGGTGGCCCGAGGTCTCGCCACCGCCCGCACCGCACGGGCGGTGATCATCCTGGTGGGGATGACCGCCGCCTCCGCCTACCTCGGCGGCTACCTGCTGCTGGTCTGGCCGTCCTCGCCCTGACCGGCGCCGCCGGTCACCGGGTTACCGGCCGCACGTCCCACAGCCAGACGTCACGCACCCGCTGCCCCGGCCCGAAGCAGGCGTCCAGGAACGTCTTCAGCTCGGCCTCGTGCGCGTGCCGGGGCAGCACCACCGCGTCCGCCCGCCACCATCGCGCGTCCGCCAGCGCCTGGTCGCGCTCCGCCGCGCTGACCGTCGGCGGCCGGGTGCCGGCGCCGATCGCGGTGAGCAGCAGTGCGGTCGGGCGCGGCGGAGTGCCCCAGCGACCGGTGTCGTCGGCGGGCGAGGTCGGGCCGAGGAAGTAGCCCTGCGGCACGGCGAAGCCGGTCAGCGCCGCGGAACCCCAGTTGATCGAGGTCATGTTGTGCACCGGGACGGGCACCAGCGTCCGCCCGTCGGCGACGTGCTCACGCCACTCGCCGGACGTGACGAACTCGGGCACCGGCACCCGGCCCTTCGCCGGCAGCGGCGTCGGCAGCATCGGCAGCAGCGCGCCGACGAGCGCCGCCGCGGTCAGCAGCCGCAGCGGCGCGGCCACCCGCGGGGTCCGCGTCGCCAGGCCGTCGAGCCGGGCCACGGCGAGGGCCAGCAGCAGCCCGAACGCGACGGTGGTGATCAGCGCGAACCGGGCGATCACCATGGCGTCCACGATCGGCAGGTCGTGCAGGAGCGCGAACGGCGCGGGCACGTCGCTCTTCGCCGGCCCCCAGCTCAGCGTCGAGCCGAGCGAGAACACCCCGGCGACGAGCGCCACCACGGCCAGCACCCGGACGGCCAGCTCCCGGCGGAGCCCGAGGACCGCCGCCGCCACCAGCACGACCACCGGCCAGCCGAAGAAGCTGGCCTGCTCGGTGGTGTTCGGCGCCAGTCCCTGCGCGCTGTCCGGCCCGCCGCCGATCGACTCCGTCGCGTAGGCCACGAACGAGCGCACCCGCAGCGTGTAGACGTCCGGGTCACCGGGGTGCCCGATCCGGTGCTGCGGTCCGGCGAACTGCATCCACAGCGGGTAGGCGGTGACCAGCAGCACCAGCCCGCCGGCGACCGCCAGCGCGCCGAGCGCCCGGGGTGCCAGCCGGACGGTCTCCCGGGGCCGCAGCGCCAGGTGCGCCACCGTGGCCATCAGCGCGCCGATGGCGACCAGGAAGAGGACCTCGACGGAGATGAAGAACTGCGCCGCGACCAGCGCCCCCAGGACCAGGCCGTCCCGTACCGGGGCGACCGACCGGGTCATCCGGACGATCCGCCACACCAGGAACGGCACCAGCCACTGCGCGGTGATGTGCGGATGCCCGTTGGAGTGGGTCACCATCGCCGGGGCGAACCCGCAGAACAGGCCACCGACCACGGCGGCGGCCCGGTTGCCGGTCAGGTGCCGGTCGAGCACCCAGTACCAGGCGAAGGCGGTGCCGGCCAGGTTCAGCGTGATCAGCAGGAGGTAGGACAGCGGCGCGCCGCCGAGCAGGGTGACCGGCGTCAACAGGATGCCCGGCAGCTGCATCCCCACGTTCGACATGAGGTTCACGCCGTCCGGGGCGTTCTGCAGCGTGGTGAAGAACGGGTTCTCCAGGTTGGTCACCGCGTGCGCGGCGTACGCCAGCATCCACTCGTTGAACCCCTGGTCGTCCGGGCGGCTGCCGAGCAGCCGCCCGTCGATGTCGAGCCAGCCGCGCCCGGTTACCCAGAGCGCGCCCGCCACGAACGCCAGGCCGACGACCAGGTCCACCAGGCGACGCCCGGACCACCGGCGGCGGTGCGGGACGGTGGTGACCTCCGGGCCCGCCGTGACCTCCGGGTCCGCCGTGACCGTCGGGGTCTGCGGGGCCGCCGGGGCCGGCGGTACGCTCGGTGCGCGCGCACCCTCGGCCACAGCCTCCGGCGGGTCGGCGGGCGGGCTGCTCGTGGGCTTGCCGGTGGGATGTGCCGTCGTCACACCGGCGAATCCTACGGGTCGGCCCGTCCCGGGCGGCGCGACACCGGGCGGACGGCGCGAAGGTGACGGCCAGGCGACATGTGGTTGACGCTTGTCTCGCGCACGGTGCGGGAATTTGGCGGTCACGTCCGACTGAGGCAGAATTCGTCTCTGACTCAAGGGACAGCGCCTGCCGACGCGCAGCTGCCTTTCACGAGATCACACGAGGAGTTCTACAGGTGAAGGTCATCAGCGTCGTCGGGGCACGCCCTCAGCTGATCAAGCTCGCTCCCATCGCCGCCGCGTTCGCCGCCACCGAGCACGAACACCGGATCGTGCACACCGGCCAGCACTACGACGCGGACCTCTCCGACGTGTTCTTCTCCGGTCTCGGCATCCCCGACCCGGACATCCACCTCGGGATCGGCTCCGGCTCGCACGGCGTGCAGACGGGCAAGGCCCTCGCCGCACTGGACCCGGTCTTCGAGGCCGAGAAGCCCGACTGGGTGCTCGTCTACGGCGACACCAACTCGACCCTCGCCGGCGCCGTCTCCGCGGTCAAGATGCACCTGCCGGTCGCCCACCTCGAGGCGGGCCTGCGCTCCTTCAACCGGATGATGCCGGAGGAGCACAACCGCATCCTCACCGACCACGCGGCGGACCTGCTGCTCGCGCCCTCCGACGAGGCGATGCGACACCTGTCCGCGGAGGGGCTCGCCGCCCGGTCCGTCCTGGTCGGCGACGTGATGGTCGACGTGTGCCTCGGTGTCCGGGACGCCGTCCTGGCCGGCCGGCACCCCGCTCCGGCGCTGCCGGAGGGGATCCGCGCCGACGAGCCCTACCTGCTGGCCACGCTGCACCGGGCGGAGAACACCGACTCACGCACCCGGCTGGCCGCGCTGCTCGACGGCCTGGCCGACCTGCCGGTGCCGGTGGCGCTGCTGGCGCACCCGCGGCTGGTGGCCAAGGCCGAGGAGCACGGTCTGAAGCTGGGCCGGGGCGCCGTGCACGTCGGCCGGCCGCTGCCCTACGCCGGCATGGTGGCCGCGGTGCTCGGCTCGGCCGGTGTGGTGACCGACTCGGGTGGCCTGCAGAAGGAGGCCTACCTCCTCTCCCGGCCGTGCACCACGCTGCGACCGGAGACCGAATGGGTCGAGACCCTGGCCGACGACTGGAACCGCCTGGTCCCGGACCCGTCCGCCCGCTCCCGCGCCGAGTGGATCGACATCGCCACCCGACCGGCGCCCACCGCCGCCCAGGGCACGCCGTACGGCGACGGCCGGGCGGCCCAGCGGGTCGTCGAGACCCTCGCCGCGAAGTGACAGTGCCCGCCGACCGAGAGACTCGGGGTGTTCGCCCGACCATGACGCCATCCCTCGACACGTCGCACTCCACCGCGAACGGCCGCCCCACGGCCGGCCGTGGTCGTCGTCCGCATCTCATCTACCTGGCCATCGGGTTCCCGCCGGCGGCCAAGAGCTGCGCCTACCGGATGCGGGAGACGGCCAACCAGTTCCGCCGGATCGGCTGGGACGTCACCGTGGTGACGATCACCGCCGCCTCCTGGGAGCGGGACTCGGGCCTCGACTACAGCCTCCTCGACCAGGTCGATCCCGAGATCAAGGTCGTGGAGCTGCCGCTGGCCCGGGAAGACCTCGAGACGGACCTCCGCCAGTTCAGCGAGGAGCGCGCGCTGCGCCCGGCCAAGTGGCTGACCAACCTGCGCAAGCGGGAGAAGCGGATCTTCCCGGAGCCGGTGTTCGGCAGCTGGCGCGGCGCGCTGGAGCGGGCGGTCCTCGACGTCCACCGCCAGCACCCGGCCGACCTGCTGCTGGCCAGTTGCGTGCCCTACGTCAACCTGGCCGCGGCCTGGAAGCTGTGGGAGCTGCACGGCGTGCCCTACGCGGTGGACTTCCGCGACGGCTGGTCGATCGACGTGGTCAACGGCGGTCAGGCCTTCACCCCCGACTCCGAGGCGGGGCTCTGGGAGCGCCGGATCCTGGACCACTGCCAGTCGCTCTGGGTGGTCAACGACCCGATCGCCGACCACTACCGGGCGCGTTACCCGCACGTGGCGGACCGGGTGCACGTGGTGCGCAACGGCTACGACCGGGACAGCGTCCCGGCGATCCGCCCGCGCCAGCCCGACCCGGAGGCCGGTCTGACCTTCGGCTACCTGGGCACCGTCAACTACACCACCCACCAGCTCGGCGTGGTGCTCGACGCGTGGCGCGAGGCCCGCAAGCAGGAGCCGCTGCTGCGCAACGCCCGGTTCGAGATCCGCGGGCACATCGGCGCCGGCGCGAACCGGGAGGCGAACGGCCTGACCGAGCTGATCCGCGAGGCCGCGGCCGACGGCGTCTCCTTCGGCGGCCCGGTGCGCAAGGCGGAGGTCGCCGAGACGTACGGCGGCTGGGACGCCCTGGTGCTGATCCTGATCGGCGGCCGGTACGTCACCTCCGGCAAGGTCTACGAGTACATGGCGACCGGCCTGCCGATCGTCTCGGTGCACGAGGTCGACCACGACGCCTCCCGGGTCCTCGACGGACACCCGCTGTGGACGGGTGCCTGCGGCCTGGACGAGCTGCGCCTGGTGGAGAGCTTCCGCGCGGCCGCCCGGATGGTCGTGGAGGCCACCGACGAGCAGCGGGCCGGGGTCCGGCACCACGCCGACCCGTTCACCCGGGAGATCCTGATGCGCAACGCGGTCGCGCAACTGGCGGCGCACGCCCTGGCGGCACCGCACGACCTGCCGGTCAACGGCGCGGTGGTGCATCCGTCGGCGGCGGGCGTGACGATGGAGCAGGACGAGCGATCCGGTGGGG is part of the Micromonospora sp. WMMD980 genome and encodes:
- a CDS encoding glycosyltransferase, which encodes MSTPDVSVIVAVYNTMPYLTACLDSLVGQTIGRDRLEVVAVDDGSTDGSGAELDRYAERHPGTVRVLHQANSGGPAAPSNVALDHARGRYVFFVGSDDHLGPEALERLVDAADRWDSDVVLGRMVGTNKRYVHQAVYASTQERLDLFDSALPWSLSNTKLFRRDLIERHGLRFRTDMPMGSDQPFTLEACFRAKKISVLGDYDYYFAVKRENAQNITYASRFEERLRCAEELVGFVAGLIEPGPRRDAVLVRHFTWEVAKLLRAEFLDLTPDVQQHVHDRVRKLAEAYLTEGVLTRMAPAERLRLAVARDGDLDALRELIAQQADRTLPEVTIADGRWYARHVGFRDPAFGYPDDWYDVTDRAATLLAKLTATGLAWGRDDAGARALVLTAQSRRAELAELSADALRVSVGDLTGVTSATPGGPGTVVRTDFAVDRLLAIVAPNGERRTVRAEVSTLGGIGAAPLRADRPVAAPRRLARRGVRLHLVTPTTNHKGQVIVAITPVTPGRFLARLRRIWPSGGK
- the wecB gene encoding UDP-N-acetylglucosamine 2-epimerase (non-hydrolyzing); protein product: MKVISVVGARPQLIKLAPIAAAFAATEHEHRIVHTGQHYDADLSDVFFSGLGIPDPDIHLGIGSGSHGVQTGKALAALDPVFEAEKPDWVLVYGDTNSTLAGAVSAVKMHLPVAHLEAGLRSFNRMMPEEHNRILTDHAADLLLAPSDEAMRHLSAEGLAARSVLVGDVMVDVCLGVRDAVLAGRHPAPALPEGIRADEPYLLATLHRAENTDSRTRLAALLDGLADLPVPVALLAHPRLVAKAEEHGLKLGRGAVHVGRPLPYAGMVAAVLGSAGVVTDSGGLQKEAYLLSRPCTTLRPETEWVETLADDWNRLVPDPSARSRAEWIDIATRPAPTAAQGTPYGDGRAAQRVVETLAAK
- a CDS encoding glycosyltransferase; the encoded protein is MTPSLDTSHSTANGRPTAGRGRRPHLIYLAIGFPPAAKSCAYRMRETANQFRRIGWDVTVVTITAASWERDSGLDYSLLDQVDPEIKVVELPLAREDLETDLRQFSEERALRPAKWLTNLRKREKRIFPEPVFGSWRGALERAVLDVHRQHPADLLLASCVPYVNLAAAWKLWELHGVPYAVDFRDGWSIDVVNGGQAFTPDSEAGLWERRILDHCQSLWVVNDPIADHYRARYPHVADRVHVVRNGYDRDSVPAIRPRQPDPEAGLTFGYLGTVNYTTHQLGVVLDAWREARKQEPLLRNARFEIRGHIGAGANREANGLTELIREAAADGVSFGGPVRKAEVAETYGGWDALVLILIGGRYVTSGKVYEYMATGLPIVSVHEVDHDASRVLDGHPLWTGACGLDELRLVESFRAAARMVVEATDEQRAGVRHHADPFTREILMRNAVAQLAAHALAAPHDLPVNGAVVHPSAAGVTMEQDERSGGVRA